The window GCTCTCCGCGGGGCTGACCAGCCTGCTCCGCGGGCTCAACGACGCACCGAAGATGTTGGCCCTCGGCCTCGTCGCGGCGGCGGGCTCCGTGTCGGGCCAGTCCCTCTACGTGCTGGTCGCGCTGGCAATGGGGGCGGGCAGCTACGTTGCCGGCTCCCGGGTGACCGCGACGCTGGCGGGGAAGGTCACGAAGCTGTCGCCCGACGACGGATTCGCGGCGAACCTGGTGACGTCGGTCCTGGTCGGCGCCGCATCGGGATTCTCGCTCCCGGTGTCCACCACCCACGTTTCCTCGAGCGCCGTGATCGGAGTCGGAATGCACCGCGGCAACGTACGCTGGAGGATGGTGCGCGACATGGCGCTGGCGTGGCTGGTGACCGTGCCGCTGGCCGGGGTGGTGGCGGCCGCCGCCTATTCGGTCGCCGGCCTCTGGCGGTGAGATGACGCGGACGACGCGACTGGTCCTGGGGGCAGCGGTGGTGGCGGAAGTCGCCGGCGTCGTGCTCGTTGCGCCGCTCGATCGCTGGGCCCTGCCGTTCGTGGAGTGGATCCGGAGCGCCGGCGCGACGGCCGCGGTGGTCTACGTCGCGGTCTACGTCGTCGCGACGCTCGCGCTACTGCCGGCCTCGCTGCTCACGGCGGCGGCGGGGTTCGCCTTCGGGCCGGTGTGGGGGATACTGGTCGCCTCGCCCACCAGCGTGCTCGCGGCGACCGTCG is drawn from Gemmatimonadales bacterium and contains these coding sequences:
- a CDS encoding inorganic phosphate transporter; protein product: LSAGLTSLLRGLNDAPKMLALGLVAAAGSVSGQSLYVLVALAMGAGSYVAGSRVTATLAGKVTKLSPDDGFAANLVTSVLVGAASGFSLPVSTTHVSSSAVIGVGMHRGNVRWRMVRDMALAWLVTVPLAGVVAAAAYSVAGLWR